In one Solanum dulcamara chromosome 1, daSolDulc1.2, whole genome shotgun sequence genomic region, the following are encoded:
- the LOC129893987 gene encoding protein NRT1/ PTR FAMILY 8.3-like isoform X2: MVLLVKMGQTLKGMCTLTLSASVPSFKPPECVDSVCPSATPAQYAIFFFGLYLIALGTGGIKPCVSSFGADQFDDTDPKERVKKGSFFNWFYFSINIGALMSSSLIVWIQQNVGWGLGFGIPAVFMGIAIASFFFGTPLYRFQKPGGSPLTRMCQVLVAAFHKWNLPLPDDSTLLFETSDKSSASEGSRKLLHTDELRCLDKAAVVSDTEWKTGDYSNAWKLCTVTQVEELKILIRLFPIWATGIVFYAVLAQMVTMFVEQGTAMDTAIGSFRIPPASLSLFDAISVIIWVPVYDRILVPIARRLTGKERGFSKLQRIGIGLFLSVLCMSAAAIVEFKRLQLARDLGLMDEAVEVPLSIFWQIPQYFILGAAEIFTSIGHIEFFYDESPDAMRSLCSALTLMTNALGHYLSSFILTLVTSITTQGGKPGWIPNNLNSGHLDYFFWLLTALSICNFVIYVFCAKMYKSKKPS, from the exons ATGGTCTTGCTAGTAAAGATGGGGCAGACACTGAAG GGAATGTGCACATTGACACTATCAGCTTCAGTTCCTTCTTTTAAGCCCCCTGAATGTGTGGATTCTGTGTGCCCTTCAGCAACTCCTGCCCAGTATgccatatttttttttggcCTCTATCTGATTGCTCTTGGAACTGGTGGGATTAAGCCATGTGTTTCGTCATTTGGTGCTGATCAATTTGATGACACAGATCCAAAAGAGAGGGTTAAAAAGGGTTCCTTCTTCAATTGGTTCTATTTTTCTATCAACATTGGAGCTTTGATGTCAAGCAGTTTGATTGTGTGGATTCAACAAAATGTTGGATGGGGTCTTGGGTTTGGCATCCCTGCAGTTTTCATGGGCATTGCCATTGCAAGTTTCTTTTTCGGTACACCACTCTACAGATTTCAAAAGCCTGGGGGAAGTCCTCTCACAAGAATGTGCCAGGTTCTGGTTGCAGCATTCCACAAATGGAACTTGCCTCTCCCAGATGATAGTACACTACTTTTTGAAACCTCAGACAAAAGCTCTGCAAGTGAAGGAAGCCGAAAGCTATTGCACACTGATGAACTGAG GTGCCTTGACAAAGCTGCTGTAGTTTCAGACACTGAATGGAAAACTGGCGACTATTCCAATGCTTGGAAGCTCTGTACTGTTACGCAGGTTGAGGAACTGAAAATTTTGATCCGCTTGTTCCCGATATGGGCAACTGGAATAGTCTTTTATGCTGTTTTGGCACAAATGGTAACAATGTTTGTGGAGCAAGGGACGGCGATGGACACTGCCATTGGTTCCTTCAGAATTCCTCCAGCATCTCTTTCACTTTTTGATGCCATTAGTGTTATTATATGGGTCCCAGTCTATGATAGGATCCTTGTTCCAATTGCAAGGAGGCTTACTGGAAAGGAAAGGGGATTTTCCAAGTTGCAACGAATAGGAATTGGACTTTTCCTTTCTGTGTTGTGCATGTCAGCTGCTGCTATCGTTGAGTTCAAGCGTCTACAACTCGCAAGAGACCTTGGTTTGATGGATGAAGCAGTTGAAGTACCTCTCAGTATCTTTTGGCAGATTCCGCAGTATTTTATACTGGGAGCAGCCGAGATATTTACTTCCATTGGGCACATTGAGTTCTTTTATGATGAATCACCCGATGCAATGCGTAGCTTGTGCAGTGCATTGACACTGATGACTAATGCTTTGGGTCATTACTTGAGCTCTTTCATACTCACACTGGTAACATCCATTACAACTCAAGGTGGCAAACCTGGATGGATTCCTAACAACTTGAACAGTGGGCATCTCGATTATTTCTTCTGGCTCTTGACTGCACTTAGCATCTGCAACTTTGTAATCTATGTTTTTTGTGCCAAAATGTATAAATCCAAGAAGCCATCCTAa
- the LOC129893987 gene encoding protein NRT1/ PTR FAMILY 8.3-like isoform X1, which translates to MGTQSQTISLLQHAGLHQNVNSGLYTRDGSVDIKGNLVLKSETGNWRACPFILGNECCERLAFFGIAGNLVTYLTTKLHEGNFSAARDVTAWLGTCYLTPLIGAVMADAYWGRYRTIATFSIIYFMGMCTLTLSASVPSFKPPECVDSVCPSATPAQYAIFFFGLYLIALGTGGIKPCVSSFGADQFDDTDPKERVKKGSFFNWFYFSINIGALMSSSLIVWIQQNVGWGLGFGIPAVFMGIAIASFFFGTPLYRFQKPGGSPLTRMCQVLVAAFHKWNLPLPDDSTLLFETSDKSSASEGSRKLLHTDELRCLDKAAVVSDTEWKTGDYSNAWKLCTVTQVEELKILIRLFPIWATGIVFYAVLAQMVTMFVEQGTAMDTAIGSFRIPPASLSLFDAISVIIWVPVYDRILVPIARRLTGKERGFSKLQRIGIGLFLSVLCMSAAAIVEFKRLQLARDLGLMDEAVEVPLSIFWQIPQYFILGAAEIFTSIGHIEFFYDESPDAMRSLCSALTLMTNALGHYLSSFILTLVTSITTQGGKPGWIPNNLNSGHLDYFFWLLTALSICNFVIYVFCAKMYKSKKPS; encoded by the exons ATGGGTACTCAATCACAAACAATATCTCTTCTACAACATGCTGGCCTCCATCAG AATGTGAATAGTGGACTCTACACTAGAGATGGTTCTGTTGATATCAAGGGTAATCTTGTTTTAAAGAGTGAGACAGGGAACTGGAGAGCTTGCCCCTTTATTCTTG GTAATGAATGTTGTGAACGTTTGGCGTTCTTTGGCATTGCTGGTAATCTTGTTACCTATCTTACCACCAAGTTACATGAGGGAAATTTCTCAGCTGCTAGAGATGTCACAGCTTGGCTAGGCACGTGTTACCTAACGCCCCTTATTGGGGCCGTTATGGCAGATGCATACTGGGGAAGATATAGGACGATTGCTACCTTCTCTATTATCTACTTCATG GGAATGTGCACATTGACACTATCAGCTTCAGTTCCTTCTTTTAAGCCCCCTGAATGTGTGGATTCTGTGTGCCCTTCAGCAACTCCTGCCCAGTATgccatatttttttttggcCTCTATCTGATTGCTCTTGGAACTGGTGGGATTAAGCCATGTGTTTCGTCATTTGGTGCTGATCAATTTGATGACACAGATCCAAAAGAGAGGGTTAAAAAGGGTTCCTTCTTCAATTGGTTCTATTTTTCTATCAACATTGGAGCTTTGATGTCAAGCAGTTTGATTGTGTGGATTCAACAAAATGTTGGATGGGGTCTTGGGTTTGGCATCCCTGCAGTTTTCATGGGCATTGCCATTGCAAGTTTCTTTTTCGGTACACCACTCTACAGATTTCAAAAGCCTGGGGGAAGTCCTCTCACAAGAATGTGCCAGGTTCTGGTTGCAGCATTCCACAAATGGAACTTGCCTCTCCCAGATGATAGTACACTACTTTTTGAAACCTCAGACAAAAGCTCTGCAAGTGAAGGAAGCCGAAAGCTATTGCACACTGATGAACTGAG GTGCCTTGACAAAGCTGCTGTAGTTTCAGACACTGAATGGAAAACTGGCGACTATTCCAATGCTTGGAAGCTCTGTACTGTTACGCAGGTTGAGGAACTGAAAATTTTGATCCGCTTGTTCCCGATATGGGCAACTGGAATAGTCTTTTATGCTGTTTTGGCACAAATGGTAACAATGTTTGTGGAGCAAGGGACGGCGATGGACACTGCCATTGGTTCCTTCAGAATTCCTCCAGCATCTCTTTCACTTTTTGATGCCATTAGTGTTATTATATGGGTCCCAGTCTATGATAGGATCCTTGTTCCAATTGCAAGGAGGCTTACTGGAAAGGAAAGGGGATTTTCCAAGTTGCAACGAATAGGAATTGGACTTTTCCTTTCTGTGTTGTGCATGTCAGCTGCTGCTATCGTTGAGTTCAAGCGTCTACAACTCGCAAGAGACCTTGGTTTGATGGATGAAGCAGTTGAAGTACCTCTCAGTATCTTTTGGCAGATTCCGCAGTATTTTATACTGGGAGCAGCCGAGATATTTACTTCCATTGGGCACATTGAGTTCTTTTATGATGAATCACCCGATGCAATGCGTAGCTTGTGCAGTGCATTGACACTGATGACTAATGCTTTGGGTCATTACTTGAGCTCTTTCATACTCACACTGGTAACATCCATTACAACTCAAGGTGGCAAACCTGGATGGATTCCTAACAACTTGAACAGTGGGCATCTCGATTATTTCTTCTGGCTCTTGACTGCACTTAGCATCTGCAACTTTGTAATCTATGTTTTTTGTGCCAAAATGTATAAATCCAAGAAGCCATCCTAa